The segment ACTGGGGAGCAGGAAAAATGAGCTATTACGGTCTGAAAGACAAGGATAATCAGAGCAAAGAAGAGCGTGCGTTTGAACTGGTTTCGAAATTGCTTCAGAGCGGCAAACGTGTAGATGTCTTCTACTACGAAGCGGGGCGCTATGGATACTGGCCGGCTCGTAAACTGATCGCTCTTGGGGCCATCGTTCATATCCTCCCGATCAACAAACTGAAAGTGGTGATGAGTGGCAAGACGATCAAAACGGATAAACTTGATGCGAAATTCCTTGGAGGTTTGCATCCGTCCGATCATGTTCCGAGTGTTTACATTCCGACGTTGAAGGAGGAAGGGCGCCGGGATGCGGAACGGGAATGGACTAGTATCAAAACGTCAATAGAGCGTGTAAACTCTCAGATGATCGCCTTGATCGAACGAACTCCGTTACCGGGTTTTAAATCTCATCAAACTTCAATCGAATGGCGGAAAGCGGTTTCAAGATGGTCGAAACTGCCGGAATGGAAGGAATGCCCCGAACTGTTGTTGCTTCGCTTTCCCAATCTGATTGCCGAACTGGAATTGTTCGAAAAAGAATTGGTCAGTTGGAAACAAATTATTCGGAAATTTCAGGAACGTGATGAAGAAACAGCCCAAACAAATAACAATGAGGATTCTACCTCTGCAACAGTCAGGAAACTGCAACAGTTCAAAGGTGTCGGTGATCGCTTATCCCGCCATTTGCCTTGGGAGATCGGAGACTTTCGCCGATTTGGTTCCGGGAAACGATTTGCTGCGTTTTTCGGCTTGACACCATGCCCATATTCCAGCGGGACAATGAGACGTGATCAGGGGATCAGCAAGACCGGTCGAAAGAGTCTGCGAAAGATGGCCGTTGAATGCGCCTGGCTATGGTATCGCTGGCAGAAGGATAGTTGGCTGGTGAAAAAATGGGCGGATCGCCTGGAACAAAAAGGGCGCATTCGGAGAACTGCAATTGTCGCTCTCGCTCGTCAGTTGATGGTTGCTTTGTGGCGATATGTGGTAAAAGGTGAAGCCATAGAGGGAGCTATTATAAACAAACCAATTGAAGTATAAGCATATGGTGAATCGACTCGTTCTTTTTCCTGAGTATCGAATGATGCCGATCAAAAGGTTGAGAAATTCACCACCACTTTAAGGAGAGTAAGAAAAGAGATTTTTGAACATAGAGGCTGTTCGACAAACTTCCTGGTTGCGGATGACATCCGACACCTTAAGATGGAGACCTCGAATTCACACGTTTTTCGCATGTGGCATATTATCGGCGGATGTCTGGAACGTCTGCGGTCGATAGAAGGTTGGGAACGCTGGTTTACCCGCTGCCGGTGTGAAATGCAAAAGAGTTTCTTGAACTGACAGAATCAATAACAATCAAACAGGAAAAGTTGATAGCAGTCAACAACCTATGGATACATGGGTAAGGGAATATCTGCTCTGAAAGTAAAATTTTTCATAGAAAAACGAGAAAAGTTACGAAAAAGACTTGACAAAACCTAACATAGAAGAACAACAAAAAATGAACACTTTTTATCAGGCGGCTCTTGAAATCGCCGATAAAAAACTTTTCCGGGATGAGAAGCCGACACATCTGGCCTCTCCCCGACTCGGAACCGGCGGTGGTTTTATGGATATTTTCTTGTGGGATACAGCCTTCTCCTCGATGTGGGCCCGTTATCACGTTGACCGCTTTCCGGTTGCGGCAAGCTTAGACAATTTCTACCGCTGTCAGACGCCAGAAGGATTTATCAGCCGGCAGATCCGGCCGGATGGTGTCAGCAAATGGTCGCCCGATTCCGTGACGGGGTTCGCCCCGCCACTTCTGGCATGGGCAGAACTGGAACTTGCCCCCTATGTACCCGGACGTCTGGAAAAAGTATTTGAACCCCTGCTACGTCAACATAAGTTCAATTTTGCCCGGTTCCGGCGTGAGGATGGTCTCTTTTTCGCCGACGGCTGGGGATGCGGCATGGATAACCTCCCACGCTGGGACGACCGGTCGGAAGTGATTCCTGATGGAGGGATCCCGTTTCAGCGCAATGCGATCACTGATTCCACGAAGACCGGAGATAAATTATTTGAGTGGCTGAATGCGCAAACCGAGGTTCCTTTCTATTGGAATAAACAGCTCGGCTGGTGCGACACCACTTGCGAAATGGCATTCAACGCCCTCAACCTGGCGGAGATCGCCCGGCGCATCGGGCGTACCGCAGAAGAGGCCGAGCTGACGGCACAACACGCTGAACTCGCTGAATTGGTAAATGCATTGTGTTTCAATGAAACAACCAACTTCTACTCAGACCATCTCAATGGGCGCGTACTAAATCGTCGTACGATCTGCGGATTCTGGCCGTTACTCAGTCAGGTGGCCACACCGGAGCGGGCTGCAAAAATCATCGATACTCTTCATGATCCTAAGGCATTCGGGTGTCCTTACGGTATTCCGACTCTGGCAGCTGACGATCCAGAATTCCAGCCAGAAGGCGGCTATGCCCTCGGCCCGGCATGGGCACACACCAATTATATGGTGTTGAAGGGGATGCAAAAATATGGGTATGATGCTTTTGCGCGTAAAGTTGCATTTCGTCTCTATACCGCTGCAAAAAAACTTTGGGAAAAAACAGGAACAATTTGGGAAAACTATTCTCCTGTGCAATGCGATCAACAGGTAAGTCGGGCATATCCAGACTTTTGCGGGTGGTCGGCTTTGATCCCGATCACCTTTTATCGAGAGTTTATATGTTAAATATAGTAATTTGTAGAAACTTATAATGAAAAAGCTAAAATCTCAGATATGGATGCGTCCTTATGGATGGGGCGTAGAACCTCCTTATTTTGCCGTTTTTCGAAATATTTTCGAAGTTGCGGAGCCTGTTGTATTGCGTTTTTCATACAGTGCGGACGAGCGGTCGACTCTTTTTTGCGATGGCGAAGCGATTGCCGACGGACCGCCACGCGGTACAC is part of the Victivallis lenta genome and harbors:
- a CDS encoding IS110 family transposase, whose translation is MQRKGNTIKRDSQVVNQISVGIDMGGSLWATAVQDWGAGKMSYYGLKDKDNQSKEERAFELVSKLLQSGKRVDVFYYEAGRYGYWPARKLIALGAIVHILPINKLKVVMSGKTIKTDKLDAKFLGGLHPSDHVPSVYIPTLKEEGRRDAEREWTSIKTSIERVNSQMIALIERTPLPGFKSHQTSIEWRKAVSRWSKLPEWKECPELLLLRFPNLIAELELFEKELVSWKQIIRKFQERDEETAQTNNNEDSTSATVRKLQQFKGVGDRLSRHLPWEIGDFRRFGSGKRFAAFFGLTPCPYSSGTMRRDQGISKTGRKSLRKMAVECAWLWYRWQKDSWLVKKWADRLEQKGRIRRTAIVALARQLMVALWRYVVKGEAIEGAIINKPIEV
- a CDS encoding MGH1-like glycoside hydrolase domain-containing protein produces the protein MNTFYQAALEIADKKLFRDEKPTHLASPRLGTGGGFMDIFLWDTAFSSMWARYHVDRFPVAASLDNFYRCQTPEGFISRQIRPDGVSKWSPDSVTGFAPPLLAWAELELAPYVPGRLEKVFEPLLRQHKFNFARFRREDGLFFADGWGCGMDNLPRWDDRSEVIPDGGIPFQRNAITDSTKTGDKLFEWLNAQTEVPFYWNKQLGWCDTTCEMAFNALNLAEIARRIGRTAEEAELTAQHAELAELVNALCFNETTNFYSDHLNGRVLNRRTICGFWPLLSQVATPERAAKIIDTLHDPKAFGCPYGIPTLAADDPEFQPEGGYALGPAWAHTNYMVLKGMQKYGYDAFARKVAFRLYTAAKKLWEKTGTIWENYSPVQCDQQVSRAYPDFCGWSALIPITFYREFIC